A portion of the Flavobacterium limnophilum genome contains these proteins:
- the hemH gene encoding ferrochelatase: MKGVLLVNLGSPESPTAKDVKPYLDEFLMDKYVIDVPFLLRALLVRGIILQTRPKKSAAAYAKIWWDEGSPLVVISKRMHEKVKKLVDLPVSLAMRYGNPSLLSGLQELHDKGVTEVLLFPLYPQHAMASTTTILELAEELRKKHFTEMKFTIVPAFYNKPDYLKNLADSIKSHLEGFEYDHVLFSYHGIPERHIRKTDITKSHCKIDGSCCNTPSPAHEFCYRHQCYETTKQVVKLLGIPEGKYSQTFQSRLAGDKWLTPYTDVEVNKMPEKGIKNLAVVTPAFVADCLETLEEIAMEANHQFKEHGGENFMAVPCLNDDEEWCKTVANWINDWAK; encoded by the coding sequence ATGAAAGGTGTATTATTAGTCAACCTTGGTTCGCCGGAAAGTCCAACTGCAAAAGATGTAAAACCGTATTTAGACGAATTTTTGATGGACAAATACGTGATTGATGTTCCGTTTTTGTTGCGAGCATTGCTAGTTCGTGGAATTATTCTTCAAACAAGACCCAAAAAATCAGCGGCAGCTTACGCCAAAATCTGGTGGGATGAAGGCTCTCCACTTGTCGTGATTTCCAAAAGAATGCACGAAAAAGTTAAAAAATTGGTTGATCTTCCTGTTTCATTGGCAATGCGTTATGGAAATCCATCTCTTTTGTCTGGATTGCAAGAATTGCACGACAAAGGCGTAACCGAAGTGTTGCTTTTTCCGTTGTACCCACAACACGCAATGGCTTCGACTACGACCATTTTAGAATTGGCGGAAGAGTTGCGTAAAAAACATTTTACGGAAATGAAATTTACCATTGTTCCCGCTTTTTACAACAAGCCCGACTACTTGAAAAACCTTGCCGATTCCATTAAATCCCATTTGGAAGGTTTTGAATACGACCATGTATTGTTCTCCTATCACGGAATCCCGGAGCGACACATTCGCAAGACCGACATCACCAAATCTCATTGCAAAATTGATGGTTCTTGCTGCAACACGCCTTCGCCGGCACACGAATTTTGTTACCGTCACCAATGTTACGAAACAACAAAACAAGTGGTAAAACTTTTAGGAATTCCAGAAGGAAAATACAGCCAAACTTTTCAATCACGCTTGGCTGGAGACAAATGGCTTACTCCTTACACGGATGTCGAAGTGAACAAAATGCCCGAGAAAGGCATCAAGAATTTGGCTGTCGTGACACCTGCCTTTGTGGCAGATTGTTTGGAAACCTTGGAAGAAATCGCAATGGAAGCCAACCACCAATTCAAGGAACATGGTGGCGAGAATTTCATGGCAGTTCCGTGTTTGAACGATGATGAAGAATGGTGCAAAACAGTTGCGAATTGGATAAATGATTGGGCTAAATAA
- a CDS encoding CopD family protein has translation MDYYNYLKSLHLIFVITWFAGLFYIVRLFVYQIEANDKPSPEKEILQQQYKIMTYRLWYIITWPSAILASIFAFWMLFFTDIGKAWLQMPWMHVKLGFVFVLYLYHYKCHKIYKELQNDEVKYTTNYMRLWNEGATIILFAVVFLVILKNAVNWIYGVVGIMLFSILIMLGFKFYKRIREKNNS, from the coding sequence ATGGACTACTACAACTACCTAAAATCCCTGCACCTCATCTTTGTCATCACTTGGTTTGCCGGACTTTTTTATATTGTTCGTTTGTTTGTGTACCAAATAGAAGCCAACGACAAACCTTCGCCCGAAAAAGAAATTTTGCAGCAACAATACAAAATAATGACCTATCGTTTGTGGTATATTATCACTTGGCCGTCAGCGATTTTGGCTAGTATTTTTGCGTTTTGGATGTTGTTTTTTACCGATATCGGGAAAGCCTGGTTGCAAATGCCTTGGATGCACGTGAAACTTGGCTTTGTTTTTGTGTTGTATTTATACCATTATAAATGCCACAAAATATACAAGGAATTGCAAAACGACGAAGTAAAATACACCACAAATTATATGCGCTTGTGGAACGAAGGTGCCACCATCATCTTGTTTGCCGTAGTTTTTTTGGTCATTCTGAAAAATGCCGTAAACTGGATTTATGGAGTTGTCGGAATTATGTTGTTTTCGATTTTAATTATGTTGGGCTTTAAGTTTTACAAACGAATTCGAGAAAAAAACAATTCCTAA
- a CDS encoding sensor histidine kinase has product MFKDFKISMLSLRIRIFLSMIVLIIVASILLASISIFQFKNEAKQYHQERLEHKEDAIKENINYVLSNTTYPLTPGNLALIFKDKIHELSDIHNLEINIYSLDGRLLKSSKSRFSIDPVAPPIPKYILKLVQSSVEKRYVDIKNIDGKKNRSSYSLIKDDKFKPLGILNLPYVEDDSYYQTELQNFLIRLAQVYSFMLLVAFAVAYFLSSYITKSLKTISDKLSETSLNQKNEKIVLEANSKEINLLIKAYNGMVDELEESALKLAQSEREEAWQEMAKQVAHEIKNPLTPMRLTVQSFQRKFDPNDPNLKQKINDYSETLIQQIDTMSSVASAFSNFASMPAQQNETLNVVDVVELTMDIFNEEYIHFKAEEGEIISKIDRTQLIRIITNLVKNAIQAIPESQENKAVCVNIKKVAGNVVITVADNGIGIGTDNFNRIFEPKFTTKTSGMGLGLSIIKNIIENYNGTITFESQKGKGTTFKVSLPIINK; this is encoded by the coding sequence ATGTTCAAAGACTTCAAGATATCGATGCTTTCGTTGCGAATCAGGATTTTCCTTTCGATGATAGTATTGATTATTGTCGCTTCGATATTGCTGGCATCGATTTCTATCTTTCAATTCAAGAATGAAGCCAAGCAATACCATCAAGAACGCTTGGAACACAAAGAGGACGCCATAAAAGAGAACATCAATTATGTACTTTCGAACACCACTTATCCGCTTACTCCTGGAAATTTGGCACTAATTTTCAAGGATAAAATTCACGAATTGTCGGATATCCACAATCTTGAAATCAACATTTACAGTCTGGACGGGAGACTTTTGAAATCTTCAAAATCAAGATTTTCCATCGATCCGGTCGCTCCGCCAATTCCAAAATACATTCTGAAACTGGTTCAATCTTCAGTTGAAAAACGCTACGTTGACATCAAAAACATCGACGGCAAAAAGAACCGTTCTTCTTACAGTTTAATAAAAGACGACAAATTCAAACCCTTGGGAATCCTGAATTTGCCTTATGTGGAAGACGACAGTTATTACCAAACCGAACTGCAAAATTTCCTGATTCGATTGGCACAAGTGTATTCATTTATGCTCTTGGTCGCTTTTGCAGTTGCCTATTTCCTTTCGTCCTACATCACAAAATCGTTGAAAACCATATCCGACAAATTGAGCGAAACGAGTTTGAACCAAAAAAACGAAAAAATCGTTCTCGAAGCCAACAGCAAGGAAATCAACCTTTTGATAAAAGCTTATAACGGAATGGTTGATGAACTCGAAGAAAGCGCCTTGAAACTAGCACAAAGCGAACGAGAAGAAGCTTGGCAAGAAATGGCCAAACAAGTGGCGCACGAAATCAAAAATCCGTTGACGCCAATGCGTTTGACGGTGCAAAGTTTTCAGCGAAAATTCGACCCAAACGACCCGAATTTGAAACAAAAAATTAACGACTATTCTGAAACCTTGATACAGCAAATCGACACGATGAGTTCCGTGGCTTCGGCATTTTCCAACTTTGCTTCGATGCCGGCACAACAAAATGAAACCCTGAATGTGGTGGACGTGGTCGAATTGACCATGGATATTTTCAATGAAGAATACATTCATTTTAAAGCGGAAGAAGGCGAAATTATTTCGAAAATTGACCGAACACAACTCATTCGAATCATTACCAATTTGGTTAAAAACGCCATTCAAGCCATTCCCGAAAGCCAAGAAAACAAGGCGGTATGCGTCAACATCAAAAAAGTGGCAGGCAATGTTGTTATCACGGTAGCCGACAACGGAATTGGGATTGGAACCGATAATTTCAATCGAATTTTTGAGCCCAAATTTACTACCAAAACCAGCGGAATGGGATTGGGTTTGAGCATCATCAAAAACATAATCGAAAATTATAACGGAACCATTACATTCGAATCCCAAAAAGGAAAAGGGACAACTTTCAAGGTTTCTTTGCCCATTATAAACAAATAA
- the hemA gene encoding glutamyl-tRNA reductase — translation MENLNVPKHKTFYSIGLSYKKADAEVRGKFSLDTKAKTKVLLQAKEEGIESLIVTSTCNRTEIYGYADHPFQLIKLVCENSNGTVEEFQKVGFVYKSHEAIDHMFRVGTGLDSQILGDFEIIGQIKNSFDEARTLGLINTFLDRLINTVIQTSKRIKNETEISSGATSVSFAAVQYIIRNIENIGNKNILLFGTGEIGRNTCENLIKHTKNEQITLINRTKSTAEILAGKLNLVVKDYSDLHQELQKADVLVVATGAQNPTIDKTLLNLKKELLILDLSIPKNVNADVQQIPGVTLIHMDYLSQMTDDTLERRKQHIPAAEAIIEDMKLELNTWMNGRKYAPTIHALKAKLIDIVASEMTLHRKKLPNFDEEQAELITSRIIQKITNHFASHLKDENTSVDESIEFIEKVFQIGLQTPQKTTSAAEEKYKITLS, via the coding sequence ATGGAAAATCTAAATGTACCGAAACACAAAACTTTCTACTCCATTGGTTTGAGTTACAAGAAAGCGGATGCCGAAGTGCGAGGTAAATTTAGTCTGGATACCAAAGCAAAAACCAAAGTGTTGCTCCAAGCCAAAGAAGAAGGCATCGAGAGTTTAATCGTTACTTCTACCTGCAATCGCACCGAAATTTACGGTTATGCAGACCACCCTTTCCAGTTGATAAAATTGGTTTGCGAAAACAGTAACGGTACTGTAGAAGAATTTCAAAAAGTAGGTTTTGTTTATAAAAGCCACGAAGCCATCGACCACATGTTTCGTGTGGGAACAGGTTTGGACAGTCAAATTCTTGGTGATTTTGAAATTATTGGACAAATAAAAAACAGTTTCGACGAAGCTCGTACATTGGGTTTAATCAATACTTTTTTAGACCGATTGATCAATACCGTGATTCAAACCAGCAAAAGAATTAAAAACGAAACCGAAATTAGTTCGGGCGCCACTTCTGTTTCTTTTGCCGCCGTGCAATACATCATTAGAAACATAGAGAATATAGGCAATAAAAATATTTTGCTTTTTGGAACGGGAGAAATAGGCAGAAATACTTGCGAAAATCTCATCAAACATACCAAAAACGAGCAGATTACCTTAATCAATAGAACCAAAAGTACCGCCGAAATATTGGCCGGAAAATTGAATTTAGTCGTAAAAGATTACTCCGATTTACACCAAGAATTACAAAAAGCCGATGTCTTGGTTGTGGCAACAGGCGCGCAAAATCCAACCATCGACAAAACATTATTGAATCTCAAGAAAGAGTTGCTCATTTTGGATTTGTCCATCCCCAAAAATGTGAATGCCGATGTGCAACAAATTCCGGGAGTAACTTTAATCCACATGGATTATTTGTCACAAATGACCGATGACACGCTCGAAAGAAGGAAACAACACATTCCTGCTGCCGAAGCCATTATCGAGGACATGAAACTAGAATTGAATACGTGGATGAATGGCAGAAAATATGCGCCAACCATTCACGCATTAAAAGCTAAATTAATTGACATCGTGGCCAGCGAAATGACTTTGCACAGAAAAAAGTTGCCTAATTTCGACGAAGAACAAGCTGAATTAATCACGTCCAGAATTATCCAAAAAATCACCAACCATTTCGCCAGTCACCTCAAAGACGAAAACACTTCGGTTGATGAAAGCATAGAGTTTATCGAAAAAGTATTCCAAATAGGATTGCAAACTCCCCAAAAAACGACTTCGGCTGCCGAAGAAAAATACAAAATCACCCTTTCATAG
- a CDS encoding helix-turn-helix domain-containing protein, with amino-acid sequence MSSQDVITIEDDFTLLRFQNDSDEVYFTQREVKSGLIQFHFGLKGKAKFLFNQGSYALDLKEEKSLLLYNPQKELPLNLEIAPNSWVISVIISIKKFHNLFSSEANYITFLSDDNKDKKYYKEGDISPSMAIVLSQLFHYNLNPSIKNLYYKAKGYELLSLYFNRTEDPNAEQCPFLIDEENVLKIKKAKEIILANMAEPPGLQELADEIGLTLKKLKMGFKQIYGDTVYGFLFDYKMDSARKLLDSGSYNVNEVGLKIGYSTGSHFIAAFKKKFGTTPKKYLMSINPNM; translated from the coding sequence ATGAGTTCTCAAGATGTTATAACAATTGAAGACGACTTTACCCTACTTCGTTTTCAAAATGACAGTGATGAAGTGTATTTCACCCAGCGTGAAGTCAAAAGTGGATTGATTCAATTCCATTTCGGGTTGAAGGGAAAAGCCAAATTTCTTTTCAACCAAGGAAGTTATGCCTTGGACCTGAAAGAAGAAAAATCTCTATTGCTATACAACCCGCAAAAAGAATTGCCTTTAAATCTGGAAATAGCCCCTAATTCCTGGGTTATTTCGGTTATCATTTCCATTAAAAAATTTCATAATCTATTTTCTTCCGAAGCCAATTACATCACTTTTTTGAGTGACGACAACAAGGACAAAAAATATTATAAAGAAGGCGACATCAGTCCGTCGATGGCGATTGTTTTGAGCCAATTGTTTCATTACAACCTGAATCCGTCCATAAAAAACCTGTATTACAAAGCCAAAGGTTACGAATTGTTGAGTTTGTATTTCAACCGAACCGAAGATCCAAATGCGGAACAATGTCCGTTTTTGATTGACGAAGAAAACGTGTTGAAAATTAAAAAAGCCAAGGAAATCATCCTCGCAAATATGGCCGAACCCCCCGGATTACAGGAACTGGCCGATGAAATTGGACTTACCTTGAAAAAGCTTAAAATGGGTTTCAAACAAATTTACGGCGACACCGTTTATGGTTTCCTTTTCGACTATAAAATGGATTCTGCCCGAAAATTATTGGACAGCGGTTCGTATAACGTAAACGAAGTGGGTTTGAAAATTGGTTACAGCACCGGAAGTCACTTTATTGCGGCTTTCAAGAAAAAATTTGGAACCACTCCAAAAAAATATCTGATGTCCATCAATCCGAACATGTAA
- the hemE gene encoding uroporphyrinogen decarboxylase — MIKNDLFLKALRGETVERPPVWMMRQAGRYLPEFRALRDKYDFFTRCETPELAAEITVQPIRIVGPDAAILFSDILVVPRAMGIHVELKDNLGPIIPNPIRTMEQVNQVYVPDVNETLGYVFDAIKLTKEMLNDEVPLIGFAGSPWTIFCYAVEGKGSKSFDTAKGFCFSNPIAAHTLLQKITDTTILYLKEKVKAGCNAIQIFDSWGGMLSPVDYQEFSWKYINQIVDALAEITPVIVFGKGCWFTLGEMGKSKASALGVDWTCSPRNARYLSGGNITLQGNFDPSRLLSPIPTIKKMVHEMIDEFGKDKYIANLGHGILPNIPVDHAKAFVDAVKEYKQK; from the coding sequence ATGATAAAGAACGACCTATTTTTAAAAGCATTAAGAGGAGAAACTGTCGAACGTCCACCAGTTTGGATGATGCGTCAAGCAGGAAGATATTTGCCGGAATTCAGGGCATTGCGTGACAAATATGATTTTTTTACTCGTTGTGAAACTCCTGAATTGGCTGCTGAAATCACCGTTCAACCGATTCGAATAGTTGGTCCTGATGCCGCAATTTTGTTTTCGGATATTTTGGTGGTGCCAAGAGCAATGGGAATTCACGTGGAATTGAAAGACAATTTGGGACCCATTATCCCGAATCCAATTCGCACGATGGAGCAAGTAAACCAGGTTTATGTTCCGGATGTAAACGAAACTTTGGGTTATGTTTTTGATGCCATAAAATTGACCAAAGAAATGTTGAACGATGAGGTGCCATTGATAGGTTTCGCCGGTTCGCCTTGGACGATTTTTTGTTATGCCGTGGAAGGAAAAGGTTCAAAAAGCTTTGATACCGCCAAAGGATTTTGTTTCTCGAATCCAATTGCAGCACACACTTTATTGCAAAAAATCACCGACACCACGATTTTATATTTGAAAGAAAAAGTAAAAGCGGGTTGTAACGCCATCCAGATTTTCGATTCTTGGGGAGGAATGCTTTCGCCGGTGGATTATCAAGAATTCTCCTGGAAATACATCAACCAAATTGTTGACGCCTTGGCAGAGATTACGCCTGTTATCGTTTTTGGAAAAGGATGTTGGTTTACCCTTGGCGAAATGGGAAAAAGCAAGGCTTCGGCACTTGGTGTAGATTGGACTTGTTCGCCTAGAAATGCCCGTTATTTGTCTGGTGGAAACATCACTTTGCAAGGAAATTTCGATCCATCGAGATTGCTTTCTCCAATTCCAACCATCAAAAAAATGGTTCACGAAATGATTGACGAATTCGGAAAAGACAAATACATCGCCAATTTAGGCCACGGAATTTTACCAAATATTCCTGTGGATCACGCCAAAGCTTTTGTGGATGCGGTGAAGGAATACAAGCAGAAATAA
- the hemC gene encoding hydroxymethylbilane synthase — protein sequence MNSKKTIRIGTRDSELALWQAHTVQKKLNDLGYKTEIIAVKSQGDILLDKPLYELGITGIFTKTLDIAMLNGQVDIAVHSMKDVPTALPIGIVQAAVLERANTLDILVHKGNLDFLEKKGTIATGSLRRQAQWLNKYPNHTVVDLRGNVNTRMQKLNESDWSGAVFAAAGLERINLKPILTPTLSKGEGENRNFSYIDLDWMIPAPAQGAMVVVAMGNDDFTLDAVSQLNDVETEICTYIERQFLKTLEGGCTAPIGALAKYCELEDTFVFKGALLSIDGKEKLEIEKIVPVEEWKKLGFNCANEILEKGGAELMKTIKESLKK from the coding sequence ATGAATTCAAAAAAAACAATTCGAATTGGGACTCGCGACAGCGAATTAGCTCTTTGGCAAGCCCATACCGTTCAAAAAAAGTTAAATGATTTAGGCTATAAAACCGAAATTATTGCCGTAAAATCGCAAGGCGACATCCTACTCGATAAACCACTTTACGAACTTGGAATCACCGGAATTTTCACGAAAACATTGGACATCGCCATGCTAAATGGTCAAGTCGATATTGCCGTGCATTCGATGAAAGATGTGCCAACGGCTTTGCCAATTGGGATTGTTCAAGCGGCAGTTCTCGAAAGAGCCAATACGTTGGATATTTTGGTTCACAAAGGAAACCTCGATTTTCTAGAAAAAAAAGGAACCATCGCCACCGGAAGTTTGCGTCGTCAAGCGCAATGGTTGAATAAATATCCCAATCATACTGTAGTCGATTTGCGTGGAAATGTGAACACTCGAATGCAAAAACTAAACGAAAGCGATTGGAGCGGAGCTGTTTTTGCAGCTGCAGGTTTAGAAAGAATCAACCTGAAACCAATCCTCACCCCGACCCTCTCCAAAGGAGAGGGAGAAAATAGGAATTTCTCTTATATCGATTTGGATTGGATGATTCCAGCGCCGGCTCAAGGAGCAATGGTAGTTGTCGCGATGGGGAATGACGATTTTACACTCGACGCCGTTTCACAATTGAACGATGTGGAAACCGAGATTTGCACCTACATAGAAAGACAATTCCTAAAAACACTCGAAGGCGGTTGTACCGCGCCAATTGGAGCTTTGGCCAAGTATTGCGAGTTGGAAGACACTTTTGTTTTCAAAGGCGCTTTGTTGTCTATTGATGGAAAAGAAAAATTGGAAATCGAAAAAATTGTGCCCGTTGAAGAATGGAAAAAATTAGGTTTCAATTGTGCCAATGAAATTTTGGAAAAAGGAGGAGCGGAGTTGATGAAAACAATCAAGGAAAGTTTGAAGAAATAA
- a CDS encoding HD domain-containing protein: MGYSAIVNKTILFAKEKLENAEGGHDWFHIERVYKNALLIADGEVCDVDIVKLGALLHDIADSKFHDGDETVGPKIAREFLESHNVDQATIQHVINIIENISFKGGNTEKEFLSIELDIVQDADRLDAIGAIGIARTFNYGGFKNRPLYNPNIAPKLHMSKEEYKNSQAPTLNHFYEKLLLLKDKMNTQTGKQIAQERHRYMEGFLSQFYAEWDGEK, from the coding sequence ATGGGTTATTCAGCGATAGTCAACAAAACCATTCTTTTTGCAAAGGAAAAATTAGAAAACGCCGAAGGAGGACACGACTGGTTTCACATTGAACGAGTGTATAAAAACGCTTTGCTAATTGCCGATGGCGAAGTTTGCGATGTTGACATCGTGAAATTGGGTGCCTTGCTTCATGATATTGCCGACAGTAAATTTCATGATGGAGACGAAACAGTTGGCCCAAAAATTGCCCGTGAATTTCTGGAATCCCATAACGTGGACCAAGCAACAATCCAGCACGTCATCAATATTATAGAAAACATCTCTTTTAAGGGCGGAAACACCGAAAAGGAATTCTTGTCTATCGAATTGGATATCGTTCAAGATGCAGACCGATTGGACGCCATTGGCGCCATTGGCATTGCCAGAACGTTCAATTATGGTGGTTTCAAAAACCGACCTTTATATAATCCGAATATTGCTCCAAAACTTCATATGAGCAAAGAGGAATATAAAAACAGCCAAGCGCCAACCCTCAATCATTTCTATGAAAAATTATTGTTGTTGAAAGACAAAATGAATACCCAAACCGGAAAACAAATTGCCCAAGAAAGACATCGCTATATGGAAGGTTTTCTTTCACAGTTTTATGCGGAATGGGACGGGGAGAAGTAG
- a CDS encoding uroporphyrinogen-III synthase: MSSPINILSTKILLSSQKQVLLNAGFSVTEANFIKTENSDFDLKGINDNLIFTSQNAAQSVLLNPKCEELKSKKVFCVGMKTKALLEENGFNVEVYLDYASDLAEIITLIYSKESYTFFSGNLRKETLPKALKAAKVNFNEIQVYETTLTPQKIKTPVDGILFFSPSAIESYLKENKIKNEICFCIGETTASALDTITRNIIVADQPSVENVIEDVIEEYK, translated from the coding sequence ATGAGTAGCCCAATCAATATTCTATCCACAAAAATACTTTTGAGTTCTCAAAAGCAAGTCTTGTTAAATGCAGGTTTTTCAGTAACGGAAGCTAATTTTATCAAAACCGAAAACTCGGATTTTGATTTAAAAGGAATTAATGACAATCTGATTTTTACCAGTCAAAATGCGGCTCAAAGCGTGTTGCTAAATCCAAAATGCGAAGAATTAAAATCCAAAAAGGTGTTTTGTGTGGGTATGAAAACCAAGGCATTGTTGGAAGAAAACGGTTTTAATGTTGAGGTTTACTTGGATTATGCTTCCGATTTGGCTGAAATTATCACCTTGATTTATTCCAAAGAAAGTTATACTTTTTTCAGCGGAAATCTGCGAAAAGAAACCTTGCCCAAAGCCTTGAAAGCAGCCAAAGTCAATTTCAATGAAATTCAGGTTTATGAAACGACTTTGACGCCACAAAAAATAAAAACTCCAGTCGATGGAATCCTGTTTTTCAGCCCGTCTGCCATTGAAAGTTATTTGAAGGAAAACAAAATAAAAAACGAAATTTGCTTTTGTATTGGCGAAACCACGGCAAGTGCATTAGATACTATAACAAGAAATATAATAGTCGCAGATCAGCCTTCGGTTGAAAACGTGATTGAGGATGTAATCGAAGAATATAAATAA
- a CDS encoding enoyl-CoA hydratase/isomerase family protein has protein sequence MALENIILEHEKGIATIYVNRPEKLNALNKATIQELHETLKLVNENPDVHVIIITGSGEKAFVAGADIAEFAHFSAEEGAQLAAKGQQILFDFIENMKTPVIAAINGFALGGGLELAMACHFRIASENAKMGLPETSLGVIPGYGGTQRLPQIIGKGRAMEMIMTAGMIDAETAKMYGLVNHVVPQDDLYSAYMTIATRIMKNSPVAIGKAIEAVNANFISGINGFDVEIKNFGDCFATEDFKEGTTAFLEKRKAEFKGK, from the coding sequence ATGGCACTGGAAAACATTATTTTGGAACACGAAAAAGGGATTGCCACCATTTATGTCAATCGTCCCGAAAAACTGAATGCCTTAAATAAAGCCACCATTCAAGAACTGCACGAAACCTTGAAATTGGTTAATGAAAATCCTGATGTACACGTAATAATAATAACCGGAAGCGGAGAAAAAGCTTTTGTGGCTGGTGCCGATATTGCCGAATTTGCCCATTTTTCGGCGGAAGAAGGTGCACAATTGGCCGCAAAAGGACAACAAATTTTATTCGACTTTATCGAAAACATGAAAACTCCCGTGATAGCCGCCATCAATGGTTTTGCCCTTGGTGGCGGACTGGAATTGGCTATGGCTTGTCATTTTAGAATCGCTTCGGAGAATGCCAAAATGGGTTTGCCGGAAACTTCGCTGGGCGTTATTCCAGGTTATGGAGGAACACAACGTTTGCCACAGATTATTGGCAAAGGTCGCGCGATGGAAATGATCATGACCGCCGGAATGATTGATGCCGAAACGGCGAAAATGTACGGATTGGTCAATCACGTTGTGCCACAAGACGATTTGTACTCAGCCTATATGACCATTGCCACAAGAATCATGAAAAATTCTCCAGTGGCCATTGGCAAAGCCATCGAAGCCGTAAATGCCAATTTTATTTCTGGCATAAATGGATTTGATGTCGAAATCAAAAATTTTGGCGATTGTTTTGCCACCGAAGATTTCAAGGAAGGAACGACTGCTTTTTTGGAGAAAAGAAAAGCGGAATTTAAGGGAAAATAA
- a CDS encoding BRO-N domain-containing protein, whose translation MTKETAIKLFEQKQIRSIWSDEEEKWYFSTVDVVSILTNQEDYQKARKYWNKLKERLVAEGNETVTNSHQLKMMAADGKMRLTDVADTEQLFRLIQSVPSKKAEPFKLWLAQVGRERIDEIEDPELGFDRLMETYLKKGYSKEWVNQRLKSIEVRKDLTDEWDKRGVKKGQEYAILTDEITKAWSGLSVKQYKNHKGLKKKICETRRDNCREYT comes from the coding sequence ATGACCAAAGAAACCGCCATTAAACTATTTGAACAAAAACAAATTCGTTCCATTTGGAGTGATGAGGAGGAGAAATGGTATTTTTCTACAGTTGATGTTGTATCAATTCTAACCAATCAAGAGGATTATCAAAAGGCAAGGAAATATTGGAACAAACTTAAAGAAAGATTAGTTGCGGAAGGAAATGAAACGGTGACAAATAGTCACCAGTTGAAAATGATGGCTGCTGATGGGAAGATGAGGCTAACAGATGTTGCCGATACCGAACAATTGTTCAGATTAATCCAATCGGTACCTTCCAAAAAAGCAGAACCTTTTAAACTGTGGTTGGCTCAAGTGGGTAGAGAAAGGATTGATGAAATTGAAGATCCTGAACTTGGTTTTGACAGACTTATGGAGACGTATCTCAAAAAAGGATATTCCAAAGAATGGGTAAATCAACGTTTAAAAAGTATAGAAGTAAGAAAAGATCTTACCGATGAATGGGATAAACGAGGTGTAAAAAAAGGACAAGAATATGCGATTCTTACTGATGAAATTACCAAGGCTTGGAGCGGTTTGTCGGTCAAACAATACAAAAATCATAAAGGTTTAAAAAAGAAAATTTGCGAAACAAGGAGGGACAATTGCCGGGAATACACGTAA